GCGGCGGCACGGGGACCGGTTCTACCCCGACTTCTCGGGAGTCGTCAGGTCGTACAGCTTCTACCGCTCGGGCCACGCAAGGCCGGAGGACGGCGTGGTCAACCTGGCGCTGGGGCTCGGGAAGTCGATCGTGGACGGAGGCCTGGCCTGGAGCTACTGCCCGGCGTACCCGAAGGCTCCCGCCCCGTTCGCGTCGGCCGGGGACCTGCTGGACCAGACCCAGGCCGAGTTCTGGGCGGTGAACATGGGGAAGCCCCCCGCCCACGACCCGATGAACGAGACCGAGTATCTCGGGCGGGCGGGTCTCGCCGACGCCGAATCCGACGGGACGCTCTGGCGGGTCGCCTCCACCTACGACCCCGCGTCCGACCGCCTGAGGCCCGGTCTCGAAGGGCCGGGTCCGCGAGTCCTGGACTTCTCCCCGATCCTGGTCCACGAGCGCGTTCCCCTGAACTCCCTGATCCGGCGCCTGATGAAGGACTGCGAGGAGGCGCTGGGGGAGAAGGTCGAGATCGAGTTCGCGGTCACCTTCGAAGAGGAGACGGGCGCTCCGGCCCGCTTCGGCTTTCTCCAGGTGCGCCCCCTCGTGGTCTCCCGCGAGTTCGTGGAGGTCTCCGAGGCGGAGCTGACCGCGGACGGCGTCCTCCTCGCCTCGGAAAACGTCATGGGGAACGGCGTGGTCGAAGGGGTTCGCGACCTCGTCTACGTGAGGCCCGGCCGATTCGAGCCCACTCTGACGCGGGTCGTGGCAGGGGAGATCGCCGCGATCAACAGTCGCCTCCTCGAGGAGCGGCATCCCTTCCTGTTGGTCGGCTTCGGACGTTGGGGCAGCTCGGATCCTTCGCTCGGCATCCCGGTGGATTGGGGGCAGATCTGCGGGGCGCGCGCCATCGTCGAGGCCACGCTCCCGAACATGAACGTGGACCTGAGCCAGGGATCGCACTTCTTCCACAACATCTCGAGCTTCGAGGTGAGCTACTTCTGCGTTCGCCACGACCGGGACGACCGGATCGACTGGGAATGGCTGGAGCGGCAACCGCCGGTGTCCGATACCGGGCGCGTCCGCCACCTGCGGCTGTCCGAGCCGCTCGCGATCCGGGTGGACGGGCGAACCGGCCGCGGCGTGATCCGCACCCGAGGTTGAACTCCATGGACCTGACGCACGACCCGATCGACAAGATCCTCGAGGCCCTCCAGGAGCGCGCGAAGGAGCTGAACTGCCTCTACCAGGTGGACGAGTTGGTCAGCAAGCTCGACTCGACGCCGGACGAGGTCTTTCGCGGACTCCTGGGGAT
The genomic region above belongs to Terriglobia bacterium and contains:
- a CDS encoding PEP/pyruvate-binding domain-containing protein, producing MDVPRIPDIPRFDRKFFDGKERFTRIGSGKVGGKGAGLLRIHELLLSRLEPDAFPSFSVGIPTLTVVATDMFEAFMERNRLHEVAYSDLPDDRIASAFRKAELPTELLGDLRGLIEKVHQPLAVRSSSLLEDALYRPFAGIYQTKMIPNNQLDADSRFRRLTEAIKFVYASTFSKSAKNYVSMTDRGIEDERMAVLIQEVVGRRHGDRFYPDFSGVVRSYSFYRSGHARPEDGVVNLALGLGKSIVDGGLAWSYCPAYPKAPAPFASAGDLLDQTQAEFWAVNMGKPPAHDPMNETEYLGRAGLADAESDGTLWRVASTYDPASDRLRPGLEGPGPRVLDFSPILVHERVPLNSLIRRLMKDCEEALGEKVEIEFAVTFEEETGAPARFGFLQVRPLVVSREFVEVSEAELTADGVLLASENVMGNGVVEGVRDLVYVRPGRFEPTLTRVVAGEIAAINSRLLEERHPFLLVGFGRWGSSDPSLGIPVDWGQICGARAIVEATLPNMNVDLSQGSHFFHNISSFEVSYFCVRHDRDDRIDWEWLERQPPVSDTGRVRHLRLSEPLAIRVDGRTGRGVIRTRG